One Streptomyces fagopyri DNA window includes the following coding sequences:
- a CDS encoding TetR family transcriptional regulator — protein MDTTQRTDQQRSADRRRRELLEAADRVVLRDGPGASMNAIAAEAGITKPILYRHFGDKGGLYAALAKRHTDALLGALRAALDAPAERRERVEATLDTYLAAIEARPQVYRFLMHPSEGGQPGDPGFDVGKHSAPLLRRMGEELAEVIEERVDLGPGSQQLARVWGHGIVGMMHAAGDWWLGERPCTRAELVRSLADLLWGRLAAAGDRVGGPGF, from the coding sequence ATGGACACCACACAGCGGACCGATCAGCAGAGGTCCGCCGACCGCCGCCGGCGAGAGCTGCTGGAGGCCGCGGACAGAGTGGTGCTCCGCGACGGTCCCGGCGCCTCGATGAACGCCATCGCCGCCGAGGCGGGCATCACCAAGCCGATCCTGTACCGGCACTTCGGCGACAAGGGCGGTCTTTACGCGGCGCTCGCCAAACGGCACACCGACGCCCTCCTCGGAGCGTTGCGGGCCGCGCTGGACGCGCCCGCCGAGCGCCGGGAGCGGGTGGAGGCGACCCTCGACACGTATCTCGCGGCCATCGAGGCACGCCCGCAGGTCTACCGCTTCCTGATGCACCCCTCCGAGGGCGGACAGCCGGGTGACCCGGGCTTCGACGTGGGCAAGCACTCCGCGCCCCTGCTGCGGCGCATGGGCGAGGAACTGGCCGAGGTCATCGAGGAGCGGGTCGATCTCGGCCCGGGAAGCCAGCAGCTGGCGCGGGTGTGGGGCCACGGGATCGTCGGCATGATGCACGCCGCCGGGGACTGGTGGCTGGGCGAGCGGCCGTGCACGCGCGCCGAGTTGGTACGGAGCCTGGCCGATCTGCTGTGGGGCCGGCTGGCCGCCGCGGGGGACCGTGTCGGGGGGCCCGGGTTCTGA
- a CDS encoding cytochrome P450, which yields MTEETIAGAVPAVRDWPALDLSGVDFDPVLAELMREGPVTRVKLPNGEGWAWLVTRHDDVRMVANDPRFSREAVMDHPVTRLAPHFIPARGAVGFLDPPDHTRLRRSVAAAFTAGGVERVREKSRRMLDELVDELLQEGPPTDLTERVLGPFPIAVICELMGVPAMDRANMHTWTQFILSSSHGADVSEKAKNEMGAYFAKLIGDRGGSTGEDVTSLLGAAVGRDEVTLEEAVGLAVLLQIGGEAVTNNCGQLFFLLLTRPDLAGRLRAEPDIRPRAIDELLRYIPHRSAVGLSRIATEDVDIKGVRIRAGEAIYVSYLAANRDPEVFTDPETIDFSRSPNPHVAFGFGPHYCPGGMLARLESELLVDALLDRMPGLRLAVAPEQVPFRKGALIRGPEALPVRW from the coding sequence ATGACCGAAGAGACGATCGCCGGGGCGGTCCCGGCCGTGCGCGACTGGCCCGCCCTCGACCTGAGCGGTGTGGACTTCGACCCCGTGCTGGCCGAGCTGATGCGCGAGGGCCCGGTCACCCGGGTCAAGCTGCCCAACGGCGAGGGCTGGGCCTGGCTGGTGACCCGCCACGACGACGTGCGCATGGTCGCCAACGACCCCCGGTTCAGCCGTGAGGCCGTCATGGACCATCCGGTGACCCGGCTCGCCCCGCACTTCATCCCGGCCCGTGGCGCGGTGGGCTTCCTCGACCCGCCCGACCACACCCGGCTGCGCCGCTCGGTGGCCGCCGCCTTCACCGCGGGCGGGGTGGAGCGGGTCCGCGAGAAGTCCCGGCGGATGCTCGACGAGCTGGTCGACGAGCTGCTCCAGGAGGGTCCGCCCACCGATCTCACCGAGAGGGTCCTCGGCCCCTTCCCCATCGCGGTCATCTGCGAGCTGATGGGTGTGCCGGCCATGGACCGGGCGAACATGCACACCTGGACCCAGTTCATCCTGTCCTCCTCGCACGGCGCCGACGTCAGCGAGAAGGCCAAGAACGAGATGGGCGCCTACTTCGCGAAACTCATCGGCGACCGCGGGGGCAGTACCGGCGAGGACGTCACCTCCCTGCTCGGCGCGGCCGTCGGCCGGGACGAGGTCACCCTGGAGGAGGCCGTCGGACTCGCCGTCCTGCTCCAGATCGGCGGCGAGGCGGTCACCAACAACTGCGGGCAGCTGTTCTTCCTCCTCCTGACCCGCCCGGACCTGGCCGGACGGCTGCGGGCCGAGCCGGACATCCGCCCCAGGGCCATCGACGAACTGCTGCGCTACATCCCGCACCGCAGCGCGGTGGGCCTCTCCCGCATCGCGACCGAGGACGTGGACATCAAGGGCGTACGGATCCGGGCGGGCGAGGCGATCTACGTGTCGTACCTGGCCGCGAACCGCGACCCGGAGGTCTTCACCGACCCGGAGACCATCGACTTCTCCCGCAGCCCCAACCCGCACGTGGCGTTCGGCTTCGGCCCGCACTACTGCCCGGGCGGAATGCTGGCGAGGCTGGAGTCGGAGCTCCTGGTCGACGCGCTCCTCGACCGGATGCCGGGCCTGCGGCTCGCCGTGGCACCGGAACAGGTCCCGTTCAGAAAGGGAGCGTTGATCCGCGGCCCCGAGGCCCTGCCCGTCAGGTGGTGA
- a CDS encoding acyl-CoA dehydrogenase family protein, protein MAEFTMELNDEQREVRDWLHGFAADVIRPAAAEWDEREETPWPVIQEAAKVGIYSLDFYAQQYFDSTGLGIPMAMEELFWGDAGIALSIVGTGLAAVGVLANGTEEQIGTWIPQMYGDPGDVKVAAFCSSEPDAGSDVSSMRTRAVYDQAKDEWVLNGTKTWATNGGIANVHVVVAVVDADLGSKGHASFIVPPNTPGLSQGQKFKKHGIRASHTAEVVLEDVRVPGSCLLGGKEKLDERLARARERVRAGGGERVKNAAMATFEASRPAVGAMAVGTARAAYEVALDYARTREQFGRPIIDNQGVAFQLADMRTSIDAARLLVWRASWMAVNGRPFTAAEGSMSKLFASETAKKVTGQAIQILGGNGYTREYPVERMHRDAAIYTIFEGTSEIQRLVIARTLSGMPIR, encoded by the coding sequence ATGGCCGAGTTCACCATGGAGCTCAACGACGAACAGAGGGAGGTCCGCGACTGGCTCCACGGGTTCGCCGCCGATGTGATCCGTCCCGCGGCCGCCGAGTGGGACGAGCGCGAGGAGACTCCCTGGCCGGTCATCCAGGAAGCCGCGAAGGTCGGCATCTATTCCCTGGACTTCTACGCCCAGCAGTACTTCGACTCCACCGGCCTCGGAATTCCGATGGCCATGGAGGAACTGTTCTGGGGTGACGCGGGCATCGCCCTCTCCATCGTCGGCACCGGCCTCGCCGCCGTGGGTGTCCTCGCCAACGGCACCGAGGAACAGATCGGTACCTGGATCCCCCAGATGTACGGGGACCCGGGCGACGTCAAGGTCGCGGCCTTCTGCTCGTCCGAGCCCGACGCCGGATCCGACGTCTCCTCCATGCGCACCCGGGCGGTGTACGACCAGGCCAAGGACGAATGGGTGCTGAACGGCACCAAGACCTGGGCGACCAACGGTGGGATCGCCAACGTCCACGTCGTCGTCGCGGTCGTCGACGCGGACCTCGGCTCCAAGGGCCACGCCTCCTTCATCGTGCCGCCGAACACACCCGGCCTCTCGCAGGGCCAGAAGTTCAAGAAGCACGGGATCCGCGCCTCGCACACCGCCGAGGTGGTCCTGGAGGACGTCCGTGTCCCCGGCTCCTGTCTGCTCGGCGGCAAGGAGAAGCTGGACGAGCGGCTCGCCCGCGCCCGTGAGCGGGTCAGGGCGGGTGGCGGCGAGCGCGTGAAGAACGCAGCGATGGCCACGTTCGAGGCGTCCCGTCCGGCCGTCGGCGCGATGGCGGTGGGCACCGCCCGTGCCGCGTACGAGGTCGCCCTCGACTATGCGAGGACCCGTGAGCAGTTCGGGCGGCCGATCATCGACAATCAGGGTGTCGCCTTCCAGCTCGCCGATATGCGTACCTCCATCGACGCGGCGCGCCTGCTGGTGTGGCGTGCTTCGTGGATGGCGGTCAACGGCAGGCCGTTCACGGCGGCCGAGGGGTCGATGTCCAAGCTGTTCGCCAGCGAGACGGCGAAGAAGGTCACCGGACAGGCGATCCAGATCCTGGGCGGCAACGGCTACACCCGCGAGTACCCCGTCGAGCGGATGCACCGGGACGCGGCCATCTACACCATCTTCGAGGGCACCAGCGAGATCCAGCGACTGGTGATCGCCCGGACGCTGTCCGGGATGCCGATCCGTTAG
- a CDS encoding ATP-dependent DNA ligase, giving the protein MLLSRLAHVSQEVAATSARSRKIALLAELFRDADADDVPIVIPYLAGHLPQGRLGIGWKLLSRPVPPAAEATLTVRDVDARLTEIGAVTGTGSQAARGRLMDALRAAATESEQRFLLGLLTGEVRQGALDAVAAEGLAVATGAPAAGVRRAVMLAGSLRTVAGALLAEGPGALEGFRLTVGRPVLPMLAHSAPTVSEAVDKLGACAVEEKLDGIRVQLHRDGDDVRVYTRTLDDITDRLPELTSAALGLKGSRFILDGEVIALDADGRPRSFQETAGRVGSRVDVATAARGVPVSPVFFDALSADGRDLLDLPFAERHAELARLVPEPMRVRRVLVDGPPGLAAAQEFLADTLRRGHEGVVVKALDASYSAGRRGASWLKVKPVHTLDLVVLAAEWGHGRRTGKLSNLHLGARAEDGSFVMLGKTFKGMTDAVLNWQTGRLRELAVGDDGHVVAVRPELVVEIAYDGLQRSTRYPAGVTLRFARVVRYREDKTPAEADTVETLLAVHPEVTP; this is encoded by the coding sequence ATGCTGCTGAGCCGGCTCGCCCATGTGTCCCAGGAGGTCGCCGCCACCTCGGCGCGGTCCCGGAAGATCGCTCTGCTCGCCGAGCTGTTCCGGGACGCCGACGCCGACGACGTGCCGATCGTGATCCCGTACCTGGCGGGGCACCTGCCCCAGGGGCGGCTCGGTATCGGCTGGAAACTGCTGAGCCGTCCGGTCCCGCCCGCCGCCGAGGCCACGCTCACCGTGCGGGACGTGGACGCCCGGCTGACGGAGATCGGCGCGGTGACGGGCACCGGCTCGCAGGCCGCGCGGGGACGGCTGATGGACGCGTTGCGGGCGGCGGCCACCGAGAGCGAGCAGCGCTTCCTGCTGGGGCTGCTCACCGGCGAGGTGCGCCAGGGCGCCCTGGACGCGGTCGCGGCGGAGGGGCTCGCCGTGGCGACCGGCGCGCCCGCCGCCGGCGTACGCCGGGCGGTGATGCTCGCCGGTTCGCTGCGGACGGTGGCGGGGGCGCTGCTCGCCGAAGGCCCCGGTGCGCTGGAGGGGTTCCGGCTCACCGTCGGCCGTCCGGTGCTGCCGATGCTCGCGCACAGCGCCCCGACCGTGTCCGAGGCCGTGGACAAGCTGGGAGCGTGTGCCGTCGAGGAGAAGCTCGACGGCATCCGCGTACAGCTCCACCGCGACGGCGACGACGTACGGGTCTACACCCGCACACTCGACGACATCACCGACCGGCTGCCCGAACTCACCTCCGCCGCGCTGGGGTTGAAGGGCAGCCGGTTCATCCTGGACGGCGAGGTCATCGCGTTGGACGCGGACGGGCGACCGCGTTCCTTCCAGGAGACCGCCGGGCGTGTGGGCTCACGGGTGGACGTGGCCACGGCCGCGCGCGGCGTGCCCGTCTCCCCCGTCTTCTTCGACGCCCTCTCCGCGGACGGCCGGGATCTGCTGGACCTGCCCTTCGCCGAACGGCACGCCGAGCTGGCGCGGCTGGTGCCCGAGCCGATGCGGGTGCGGCGCGTACTCGTCGACGGCCCCCCGGGCCTCGCCGCGGCGCAGGAGTTCCTCGCCGACACCCTGCGCCGCGGCCACGAGGGAGTCGTCGTCAAGGCCCTGGACGCCTCCTACAGCGCGGGCCGCCGCGGCGCCTCCTGGCTGAAGGTCAAACCCGTGCACACCCTCGACCTGGTGGTCCTGGCCGCCGAGTGGGGGCATGGGCGGCGTACCGGGAAGCTCTCCAACCTGCACCTCGGCGCACGCGCCGAGGACGGGTCGTTCGTGATGCTCGGCAAGACCTTCAAGGGCATGACGGACGCGGTGCTGAACTGGCAGACCGGGCGGCTGCGGGAGCTGGCCGTGGGGGACGACGGCCATGTCGTGGCCGTACGCCCCGAACTCGTCGTGGAGATCGCCTACGACGGTCTGCAGAGGTCGACCCGCTATCCGGCCGGTGTCACCCTCCGCTTCGCCCGCGTGGTGCGCTATCGCGAGGACAAGACCCCCGCCGAGGCGGACACCGTCGAAACCCTGCTCGCCGTGCATCCGGAGGTGACCCCGTGA
- a CDS encoding type III polyketide synthase: MHPSAGGREFSGRRKKARSMATLCKPSVSVPEHVITMEETLELASSRHPDHPQLPLALRLIENTGVKTRHIVQPIEETLKHPGFEDRNKVYESEAKARVPAVVQRALDDAELLTTDIDMIIYVSCTGFMMPSLTAWLINTMDFNSDTRQIPIAQLGCAAGGAAINRAHDFCTAYPEGNALIVACEFCSLCYQPTDLGVGSLLSNGLFGDGIAAAVVRGRGGTGIKLERNGSYLIPKTEEWIMYDVRATGFHFLLDKRVPGTMEPLAPALHSLARQHGWDASDLDFYIIHAGGPRILDDLSKFLEVPPDAFRFSRATLTEYGNIASAVVLDAARRMFEEGGAEHASRGLLAGFGPGITAEMSLGRWQNDDGEPA, translated from the coding sequence ATCCATCCTTCCGCCGGAGGACGCGAGTTCTCCGGAAGGCGAAAGAAGGCGCGCTCAATGGCGACTTTGTGCAAACCCTCGGTCTCCGTCCCGGAACACGTGATCACGATGGAGGAGACGCTGGAACTGGCGAGCTCCCGCCACCCGGACCACCCTCAACTGCCGCTGGCACTGCGACTGATCGAGAACACCGGTGTCAAGACCCGGCACATCGTGCAGCCCATCGAAGAGACGCTCAAGCACCCCGGCTTCGAGGACCGCAACAAGGTCTACGAGAGTGAGGCGAAGGCCCGCGTCCCCGCGGTGGTGCAGCGTGCGCTGGACGACGCCGAACTCCTCACCACCGACATCGACATGATCATCTACGTGTCGTGCACCGGGTTCATGATGCCCTCGCTCACGGCCTGGCTGATCAACACGATGGACTTCAACAGCGACACCCGGCAGATACCCATAGCCCAGCTGGGCTGTGCCGCGGGCGGGGCCGCGATCAACCGGGCGCACGACTTCTGCACCGCCTACCCCGAGGGCAACGCCCTCATCGTGGCCTGCGAGTTCTGCTCGCTCTGCTACCAGCCGACCGACCTCGGAGTCGGCTCCCTGCTGTCCAACGGGCTGTTCGGTGACGGCATCGCCGCGGCCGTCGTCCGGGGCCGCGGCGGCACCGGGATCAAACTCGAACGCAACGGCTCGTACCTGATCCCCAAGACCGAAGAGTGGATCATGTACGACGTCCGGGCCACCGGTTTCCACTTCCTGCTGGACAAGCGGGTGCCCGGAACGATGGAGCCGCTCGCGCCCGCCCTCCACTCGCTCGCCCGACAGCACGGCTGGGACGCCTCCGACCTGGACTTCTACATCATCCACGCCGGAGGCCCGCGGATCCTCGACGACCTCAGCAAGTTCCTCGAAGTCCCGCCGGACGCCTTCCGGTTCAGCCGGGCCACGCTCACCGAGTACGGCAACATCGCCAGCGCCGTCGTCCTGGACGCCGCGCGCCGGATGTTCGAAGAGGGCGGCGCCGAGCACGCCTCACGCGGACTGCTCGCGGGCTTCGGCCCCGGCATCACCGCGGAGATGTCCCTGGGCCGCTGGCAGAACGACGACGGGGAGCCGGCATGA
- a CDS encoding NUDIX domain-containing protein: MTEKRSAGLLLYRRTEDGLEVLLGHMGGPFFARREAGAWTVPKGEYQGDETAWDAARREFREELGLPPPDGEAVPLGEVRQAGGKVVTAWAIEADLDPATVVPGTFEMEWPPRSGRRQEFPELDRVEWFGLDRARAIVVPAQAVFVDRLAGHQD; the protein is encoded by the coding sequence GTGACGGAGAAGCGCAGCGCGGGACTGCTGCTGTACCGACGCACCGAGGACGGTCTGGAGGTGCTCCTCGGCCACATGGGCGGCCCGTTCTTCGCGCGCCGCGAAGCCGGCGCGTGGACCGTGCCCAAGGGCGAGTACCAGGGGGACGAGACGGCCTGGGACGCCGCGCGCCGTGAGTTCCGGGAGGAGCTGGGGCTGCCCCCGCCCGACGGGGAGGCGGTCCCGCTCGGCGAGGTCCGGCAGGCGGGCGGCAAGGTCGTCACGGCCTGGGCGATCGAGGCGGACCTCGACCCGGCGACCGTGGTCCCGGGCACCTTCGAGATGGAGTGGCCGCCGAGATCGGGGCGCCGCCAGGAGTTCCCCGAGCTGGACCGGGTGGAGTGGTTCGGCCTGGACCGGGCGCGGGCGATCGTGGTTCCGGCACAGGCGGTGTTCGTCGACCGGCTGGCGGGGCACCAGGACTGA
- a CDS encoding helix-turn-helix domain-containing protein, with protein MTTDEVLADVGPRLRRIRKERGATLAGLSEVTGISVSTLSRLESGLRKPSLELLLPIARAHQVPLDELVGAPPVGDPRVRSEPIVRNGRTHWPLTRQPGGLQAYKVFEPQRRLDPDPRTHEGYEWLYVLSGRLRLVLAEHDVVVGAGEAAEFDTRVPHWFGSTGEGPVEFLSLFGPQGERMHVRARPTRR; from the coding sequence ATGACCACGGATGAGGTACTCGCCGACGTCGGCCCCCGGCTGCGCCGCATCAGGAAGGAACGCGGTGCGACGCTGGCCGGGCTGTCGGAGGTGACCGGGATCTCCGTCAGCACGCTCTCCCGCCTGGAGTCGGGACTGCGCAAGCCCAGCCTGGAGCTGCTGCTGCCGATCGCCCGGGCCCACCAGGTACCGCTCGACGAACTGGTCGGCGCGCCGCCGGTCGGCGACCCGCGCGTCCGGTCCGAACCGATCGTCCGCAACGGGCGCACGCACTGGCCCCTGACACGGCAGCCCGGCGGACTCCAGGCGTACAAGGTGTTCGAACCGCAGCGCAGGCTCGACCCGGACCCGCGTACCCACGAGGGCTACGAGTGGCTGTACGTGCTCTCCGGGCGGCTGCGGCTCGTGCTGGCCGAGCACGACGTGGTGGTGGGGGCCGGAGAGGCCGCCGAGTTCGACACGCGTGTCCCGCACTGGTTCGGGTCGACGGGGGAGGGGCCGGTGGAGTTCCTGAGCCTGTTCGGGCCGCAGGGGGAGCGGATGCACGTACGGGCCCGGCCGACCCGCCGGTGA
- a CDS encoding DUF6213 family protein, which yields MNREVTLPLIVDDRGTLQVAAADVSKLLRTLGGRWLRLVEAGEGELDEDTVAALTIELAKLADRIDVACIAHSSGTASG from the coding sequence GTGAACCGCGAAGTTACCCTGCCTCTGATCGTCGACGACCGCGGCACGTTGCAGGTGGCGGCCGCCGACGTCAGCAAACTGCTGCGCACGCTGGGCGGCCGGTGGCTGCGTCTGGTGGAGGCCGGCGAGGGCGAGCTCGACGAGGACACGGTGGCGGCGCTGACCATCGAACTCGCCAAGCTCGCGGACCGGATCGACGTGGCCTGCATCGCCCACAGCAGCGGGACCGCCTCCGGATAG
- a CDS encoding heme oxygenase-like domain-containing protein, translating into MARTARELLEGTTGKPAPDPHANRLLPLIARGAAQRSTLAALALEQGHVIPADRRAFLHLAERPDTGPDCAAFFTALAEGEALALDRLAAYADACGCGTGAARAAYEPLAGCQSYPAYVAWLAMNGSPAEVVLALTADLAAWGGYCTTIAEGLRHHYGFADEACGFFDLFAEPAPELRRLALAAVREGLETDRLDADRAHRQGRVLQTCETSFWHALWEQDQRVP; encoded by the coding sequence ATGGCGCGCACGGCCAGGGAGCTGCTGGAAGGCACGACCGGGAAGCCGGCCCCGGACCCCCATGCCAACCGGCTGCTGCCGTTGATCGCCCGGGGCGCGGCACAGCGCTCCACCCTGGCCGCGCTCGCCCTGGAGCAGGGCCATGTGATTCCCGCGGACCGCCGGGCGTTCCTGCATCTGGCCGAACGGCCGGACACCGGACCCGACTGCGCGGCGTTCTTCACCGCGCTCGCGGAGGGTGAGGCCCTGGCCCTGGACCGGCTCGCCGCCTATGCCGACGCCTGCGGGTGCGGGACGGGCGCGGCACGCGCGGCGTACGAGCCCCTCGCCGGGTGCCAGAGCTATCCCGCGTACGTCGCCTGGCTCGCCATGAACGGTTCGCCCGCCGAGGTGGTGCTCGCCCTGACCGCCGACCTCGCCGCCTGGGGCGGCTACTGCACGACGATCGCGGAGGGCCTGCGCCACCACTACGGCTTCGCCGACGAGGCCTGCGGCTTCTTCGACCTGTTCGCCGAGCCCGCACCCGAGCTGCGCCGGCTGGCACTGGCCGCCGTGCGGGAGGGGCTGGAGACCGACCGCCTCGACGCGGACCGCGCCCACCGCCAGGGCCGGGTCCTGCAGACCTGTGAGACGTCCTTCTGGCACGCCCTGTGGGAGCAGGACCAGCGCGTTCCGTAG
- a CDS encoding NADP-dependent succinic semialdehyde dehydrogenase, with the protein MPIATVNPANGETLRTYDALGAEEIERRLATAEATFRTYRTTSFAERARLMHRAADLLDADQDAIGRVMTTEMGKPVKQARAEAAKCAKSMRWYADHAAGLLADELPADSDVKDSGASRVLVRYRPLGPVLAVMPWNFPLWQVIRFAAPALMAGNVGLLKHASNVPQTALYLEDLFRRAGFPEGCFQTLLIGSGAVEDVLRDPRVRAATLTGSEPAGRAVASVAGDEIKKTVLELGGSDPYVVMPSADVDRAARTAVTARVQNNGQSCIAAKRFIVHTDVFDAFAERFTAGMAALKVGDPMDEDTDVGPLSSEQGRRDLEELVDDAVENGANVLCGGERPEGLGERGWYYAPTVLADITPEMRVHQEETFGPVATLYRAADLDEALALANDTPFGLSSNVWTCDESEIDRFVRDLEAGAVYVNGMTASHAAFPFGGVKRSGYGRELAEHGIREFCNITTVWHGA; encoded by the coding sequence ATGCCCATCGCGACGGTGAACCCGGCGAACGGCGAGACGCTCAGGACGTACGACGCGCTCGGCGCCGAGGAGATCGAGCGCAGGCTCGCGACGGCCGAGGCCACGTTCCGCACGTATCGCACCACGTCCTTCGCCGAGCGGGCCCGGCTGATGCACCGGGCCGCCGACCTCCTCGACGCCGACCAGGACGCCATCGGCCGGGTGATGACCACGGAGATGGGCAAGCCGGTCAAGCAGGCCCGCGCCGAGGCCGCCAAGTGCGCGAAGTCGATGCGCTGGTACGCCGACCACGCGGCCGGACTGCTCGCCGACGAACTGCCCGCCGACTCCGACGTCAAGGACTCCGGCGCCTCCCGCGTCCTGGTGCGCTACCGTCCGCTGGGCCCGGTGCTGGCCGTGATGCCGTGGAACTTCCCGCTCTGGCAGGTGATCCGGTTCGCCGCGCCCGCGCTGATGGCGGGCAACGTCGGCCTGCTCAAACACGCCTCCAACGTGCCGCAGACCGCCCTCTATCTGGAGGACCTGTTCCGCCGGGCGGGCTTCCCCGAGGGCTGCTTCCAGACGCTGCTGATCGGCTCGGGGGCCGTCGAGGACGTCCTGCGCGACCCACGGGTCAGGGCGGCGACGCTCACCGGGAGTGAACCGGCCGGGCGTGCCGTGGCGTCGGTGGCCGGGGACGAGATCAAGAAGACGGTCCTGGAACTCGGCGGCAGCGACCCGTACGTCGTGATGCCGTCCGCCGACGTCGACCGGGCGGCACGGACCGCCGTGACCGCCCGGGTGCAGAACAACGGGCAGTCGTGCATCGCCGCCAAGCGGTTCATCGTCCACACCGACGTGTTCGACGCCTTCGCCGAGCGCTTCACGGCGGGCATGGCGGCCCTGAAGGTCGGCGACCCGATGGACGAGGACACGGACGTCGGCCCGCTCTCCAGCGAGCAGGGCCGCCGCGATCTCGAGGAACTCGTCGACGACGCGGTGGAGAACGGTGCGAACGTCCTGTGCGGCGGCGAGCGCCCCGAGGGGCTCGGCGAGCGCGGCTGGTACTACGCGCCGACCGTCCTCGCCGACATCACTCCCGAGATGCGCGTCCACCAGGAGGAGACCTTCGGCCCCGTCGCCACGCTGTACCGCGCCGCCGACCTGGACGAGGCGCTGGCTCTCGCGAACGACACGCCGTTCGGGCTGAGTTCGAACGTCTGGACGTGTGACGAGAGCGAGATCGACCGGTTCGTACGGGATCTCGAGGCGGGTGCCGTCTACGTCAACGGGATGACGGCCTCGCACGCTGCGTTCCCGTTCGGCGGGGTCAAGCGATCCGGCTACGGGCGCGAGCTGGCCGAGCACGGGATCCGCGAGTTCTGCAACATCACCACCGTATGGCACGGAGCGTGA
- a CDS encoding NAD(P)/FAD-dependent oxidoreductase, which translates to MTDKYEAVVVGGGAAGLSAALVLGRARRRTLVVDAGGPRNAPAAHMQGYLTRDGVPPAEFLVLGREEIARYGVELVRDRAVDVTRHGSGEFCLTLASGRTAHARRLVLATGLADELPAVPGVAERFGRDVLHCPYCHGWEVRDQAFGVLASTPLGVHQALMVSQWSKDVTLFLHEVAEEELSPDDRRRLAAAGVAVVPGEVAALVVEEDRLTGVRLGDGSVHGRSVLFVAPRAVPRNDLFERLGAELRETPFGTYPVVDETGLTTVPGVWAAGNAVGFAEQVVNAAGAGYRAAATLNGELLFADLDAR; encoded by the coding sequence ATGACCGACAAGTACGAGGCCGTCGTGGTCGGAGGCGGCGCGGCCGGACTGTCCGCGGCTCTGGTGCTGGGGCGGGCACGGCGCCGGACGCTCGTCGTCGACGCGGGCGGACCGCGCAACGCGCCCGCCGCGCACATGCAGGGCTATCTGACCCGGGACGGCGTACCGCCGGCCGAGTTCCTCGTCCTGGGCCGCGAGGAGATCGCGCGCTACGGGGTCGAACTGGTCCGGGACCGGGCCGTCGACGTGACGCGGCACGGCTCGGGGGAGTTCTGTCTGACGCTCGCGTCCGGGCGGACGGCGCACGCGCGGCGGCTGGTCCTGGCCACCGGCCTGGCCGACGAGCTGCCGGCGGTGCCGGGTGTCGCCGAGCGCTTCGGGCGCGATGTGCTGCACTGCCCGTACTGCCACGGCTGGGAGGTCCGCGACCAGGCGTTCGGGGTGCTGGCCAGTACCCCGCTGGGTGTCCACCAGGCACTGATGGTCTCCCAGTGGTCGAAGGACGTCACCCTCTTCCTGCACGAGGTCGCCGAGGAGGAGCTGTCGCCCGACGACCGGCGCCGGCTGGCCGCCGCCGGGGTCGCCGTGGTCCCGGGCGAGGTCGCCGCGCTCGTCGTCGAGGAGGACCGGCTCACCGGGGTCCGGCTCGGGGACGGCTCGGTCCACGGCCGCTCCGTGCTGTTCGTGGCTCCGCGCGCGGTCCCCCGCAACGACCTCTTCGAGCGCCTGGGCGCCGAACTGCGCGAGACCCCGTTCGGCACGTATCCCGTGGTCGACGAGACCGGGCTGACGACCGTGCCGGGTGTCTGGGCGGCGGGCAACGCGGTGGGCTTCGCCGAGCAGGTGGTGAACGCCGCCGGCGCCGGATACAGGGCCGCCGCCACCCTCAACGGAGAACTGCTCTTCGCCGACCTCGACGCCCGCTGA
- a CDS encoding cupin domain-containing protein: MTVPEGLLVPPGHGRVVRTPAQHVTFKVTGSHSRMASTFEVVVPPGFDVGAHVHTRSEELFYVLEGELDVLAFEPRIRTPDNWQKWESRSGSRVVRATPGTVIVVPPGCPHAFSNPTETPAKMFFQASPPPDHERYFEELLEILGSGGPPDHAAIEQLRSRYDIEQLTPLKHR, from the coding sequence ATGACCGTGCCCGAAGGGCTCCTCGTACCGCCGGGTCACGGCCGGGTCGTGCGGACACCCGCCCAGCACGTGACGTTCAAGGTGACCGGCTCGCACTCCCGCATGGCGTCCACCTTCGAGGTGGTGGTGCCGCCCGGGTTCGACGTGGGCGCCCATGTGCACACGCGCAGCGAGGAACTGTTCTACGTGCTCGAGGGCGAACTCGACGTGCTCGCCTTCGAACCCCGGATCCGCACCCCCGACAACTGGCAGAAGTGGGAGTCGCGTTCGGGCAGCCGGGTGGTCCGGGCGACACCCGGCACGGTCATCGTCGTCCCGCCGGGCTGCCCGCACGCCTTCTCCAACCCCACCGAGACGCCGGCCAAGATGTTCTTCCAGGCGTCACCACCCCCGGACCACGAGCGCTACTTCGAGGAACTGCTCGAGATCCTGGGCAGCGGGGGCCCACCGGATCACGCGGCGATCGAGCAACTGCGCTCGCGCTACGACATCGAGCAACTCACTCCGCTGAAGCACCGGTGA